The genomic region CTAATTGGCGACATCCACGGCCGGGGGAAACGGGCCATCCTGGCTGGCGGTTCCGGACTCTACGTCCGCGCGGCGCTGGATATCCTGGAGTTTCCCGGCACGGATCCGGAGATCCGCCGCCGGTTGGAAATGGAGCTTGAGACAGCAGGTCCCGGAGCGTTGCGGGAACGGCTGGAGGCCGTGGACCCCGTATCGGCGGGCAGGCTCGGCGATGCCAGGCGGATCATCCGCGCCCTGGAGGTCTTCGAACTCACCGGCCGGCCGTTCAGCTCCTTCATGCCCGCCCGTGAGTACTTCCAGCCTGCCGTCCAGATCGGACTCGACGTGGACCGGGAGCTGCTACGGGAGAGACTGGCGCGCCGTGTCGAGGCGATGGTGGCCAAGGGGCTTCTGGAGGAAGTGCGCCGGCTGGACGCCGCAGGGCTGCGTCACGGCAAGACGGCGCCGCGGGCCCTGGGCTATGCGCAGTTCCTCCGGGTCCTCGACGGCGGTTCCAGCCTGGCGCAGGCAACGGACGAGACGATCATCGCCACCCGGCAGTTCGCACGCCGCCAGCTGACCTGGTTCCGCGCCGATCCCCGGGTCCACTGGCTCGACTGGCAGGATCCGGACCTGGCGGCCCGGGCCGCCGTACTGTGCCGGACCCCGCCGGTTCTGCCGGTGGCGTAGCGGCCCGGTCACGGTTCCGGAGCGGTGCGGGCGGAACGGTAACCTTGGAGCATGGACCACACCGAATCCGTAGCAGCTGAGCGTACCGCCGGCGATACCGCAGCCCTCAGCGGCCTGAAGTTTTCAAAGGGCCATGGAACGGGCAACGATTTTGTCCTGATCGCCGACCCCAACGGCACCCTCTCGCTGAGCCCCGAGCACGTCGCGGCGCTCTGCGACCGCCACCGGGGGATCGGCGGCGACGGCCTGATCCGCGCGGTGCCCTCCCGGCTCCTGCCCGAGGGCCAGGAGTTGTTGACCGCGCACCCCGCTGCCGAGTGGTTCATGGACTACCGCAATGGCGACGGCTCATTGTCCGAGATGTGCGGCAACGGCGTCCGCGTCTTTGTGCACTTCCTCATTGCCGAAGGCCTGGTGGACCTTCCGGCCGGTGAGTCCCTCGTCATTGGCACCCGGGGCGGGGCGAAGACGATCGTCCGGACGGCCGCTGGCTATGCCGTCGACATGGGCCCGTGGGAGTTCATTTTTCCCGGCGAGGCAACCGCGCGGGCGATGGATTCGCTCGTCAGCGCCGAGGGGCTCGAGGTGGCCAGGCCGGCACTGTCCGTCAGCATGGGCAACCCGCACACGGTCGTGGCGCTGGCCGAGATGGCCGAACTTGAGGCCACCCAGCTGTTCACGGCCCCCCGGGTGGATCCGACGCCGCCGCACGGCACCAACGTCGAATTTGTTGTGCCGTCCGAACCGCTGGTCCACGACGGCACGGGCACCATCACCATGCGGGTCCACGAGCGGGGAGTGGGGGAGACCCAGTCATGCGGCACCGGCGCGTGCGCCGCCGCCGTCGCGATCCGCCACTGGGCCGGCCAGGACGCACCGGATGCGTGGAACGTTCACGTTCCCGGCGGCGTCGTCGGAGTGAAGTTCTTCCTGGGCCCGGAAGGGCACGAGCACGTCGAACTCAGCGGCCCGGCCGTGATCGTCGCTAGTGGGACGCTTTCCTGACCCGAAGGATCCGGAAGGACTTGGCAGTGCTCTCCCGGGTCACGGTGAAGCTGGGGTCCAGCTCCGCTGCCAGCCAGCGCTGCAGCGAGTCCGAGCCGAGGTTCTTCTGGACCACAAGCCAGGCTGATCCGCCCGGCGCCAGCCGGGGAATCCACAGGCGCAGGAGGGCATGAAGCTCGTCCTTGCCGATCCGGATCGGCGGGTTGGACCAGATGGTGTCAAAACGCAGTTCCGGGTCCACGGCCTCCGGTGTGCTGGCGGTGATATTGCTCAGTCCCAATAGTGCGGCGTTTTCATTGGTCAGCGTCACGCAGCGTTCATTCACGTCCACCGCATAGACCCGGGCATGCGGTGCACGCAGGGCCATGGTCAGGGCGATCGGTCCCCAGCCGCAGCCGATATCGAGCAGGTTGCCCTGCGGAGCCGGGGCCGGGACGTCGGCGAGCAACACGGCGGTTCCCTTGTCGATCCCGTCCGGGCTGAAGATCCCTGAGGACGTCTGCAACCGGCGCGTCTCACCGGCAAGATCCACAATGAGCGGCTTGCGGGTGAAGGGCCCGGCGGGCTGGGCGCTGAAATAGTGTGCAGACTCCATAATGGGCCAGATTAGTTGGCGGGCCGCCCGAATGGGAAACCGGGTGCGGACCCGGAAAGGGCTCCGCGAACGGTTGAGGCGGCCCCGGCCAACGGTGCGGCCAGGGAGCATCGCCGTCTGTTAGGCTTAAATACATGATCTTGAATTTCAAGTAGCCGGCACGGGCTTGATCCCGTTCCCGCAGCGACGCAGGTAACCGCCTTCCGCTCCGTGCGCCATCGCAAGGGTGAGTATGTTCACCCGCCGGCGCCCGAATCACTTGGAATCCAGCCGCTTTTCTTTGGCACGCATTTCGTTGACACCGTATTCGGCCCGCTTCCGGGTCCGGCTCAGCGGACGGCAATTACCTCACTGTGTTCCCCACAGCCGGGCGCATTCTGTCGCCTCTCCTTTTCACCCAGCCACCGCTCCGCACGGAGCTCACCTGCCCCAGGCACCGTTGCTGCGGGCACTCCAGGAGGCCTGCATGACCCCTCGCCGTCAGCCCAGCGCGAATACCGTCCCACAGAGCAACAATCGGCACTATTCTGAAATAGCCGAACCTTTAAAGGAGACCATGACCAGCCAGCCCAACACCGGACCCGATTCAGCCGCCCAGGACATGAGTCCTGAGGAGATCCAGGCTGTAATCGACCGGATCCTCTCCAAGGACACCCCCGCCCCGAGCACCGGCCGCAGCTCCGGAACCGGTGCCAACGCCGCAGCCGCCGGGAGCGCCGGCGGCGCCAACGCGGTGCTCGGCAAAGCACAAGCCATCTCCCGCCTGGATGAGGTGTACACCAACTTCGACGGCGACCAGCAGGATCTCGAGGAGCGCCACGCGCTGCGCCGCAAGGCCGGCCTGTCCACCGAACTCGAAGACGTCACCGAGGTCGAATACCGGCAGTTGCGTCTGGAGCGAGTTGTCCTGGCCGGACTCTGGAGCGAAGGTACTCTCGCCGATGCCGAGAATTCGCTGCGTGAACTTGCGGCCCTGGCTGAGACCGCCGGCTCGGAAGTTCTCGACGGGCTCGTCCAGCGTCGGGCCAAGCCCGATCCCGGAACCTTCCTCGGTTCCGGCAAGGCCCAGGAACTCAAGGCCATCGTGATGTCCACGGGTGCCGATACCGTCGTGGTCGACGCCGAACTGGCACCGTCCCAGCGACGTGGCTTGGAGGACATCGTCAAGGTCAAGGTCATCGACCGCACGGCGCTGATCCTGGACATCTTCGCGCAGCATGCCAAGAGCCGCGAAGGCAAGGCCCAGGTGGAACTGGCCCAGCTGGAATACCTGCTCCCGCGCCTGCGTGGCTGGGGTGAGTCGATGTCCCGCCAGGCCGGTGGCCAGGTGGGTGGCGCCGGCGCCGGCATGGGTTCGCGTGGTCCTGGTGAGACGAAGATCGAACTGGACCGCCGCCGGATCCGCACCCGGATGGCCAAGCTGCGGCGTGAAATCGCCGCCATGAAGCCCGCCCGGGAAACGAAGCGCGCCAACCGCCGTCGCAATGCGGTGCCGTCAGTGGCGATCGCCGGCTACACCAACGCGGGGAAGTCCTCGTTGCTGAACCGGCTGACCGACGCCGGGGTGCTGGTGGAGAACGCCCTGTTCGCCACCCTGGACCCCACAGTTCGCAAGGCCGAAACCGCCGACGGCCTGGGCTACACCCTTGCGGACACCGTGGGATTTGTCCGCTCGTTGCCCACCCAGCTCGTGGAAGCGTTCCGCTCCACCCTGGAGGAAGTGGCCGACTCGGACCTGATCCTGCACGTCGTGGACGCATCGCACCCCGACCCCGAAGGCCAGATCGCCGCAGTCCGTACGGTCTTCAGCGAAGTCGACGCCCGCAAGGTTCCGGAGATCATTGTCCTGAATAAAGCCGACGCCGCCGATCCGTTCGTCCTCGAACGGCTCAAGCAGCGCGAACCGCGCCACGTGGTGGTCTCGGCCCGCACGGGTGAAGGCATCCCGGAACTGCTCAAGGCCATCAGCGACGGCATTCCGCGGCCCGGCGTGAAGCTTGAACTGCTGATCCCTTACAACCGCGGGGATCTGCTGAACAAGCTCCACGAGACCGACGCCGAGATCCTGAGCCTGGACCACGAGGAAACCGGAACCCGTGCCGTGGTGATGGTGCGCGAAGGACTCGCCGCTGAACTGGATCCCTTCATCAGCAATGACTGAGGCGGCGGTGAACAAGGCTGACGCTTCGTCTGAGGACGCTGAATCTGCCGAAACCGACGCGGACGCTGAATCTGCAGACGACCGGGTCGGAGGCGCGG from Arthrobacter sp. NicSoilB8 harbors:
- the dapF gene encoding diaminopimelate epimerase, producing the protein MDHTESVAAERTAGDTAALSGLKFSKGHGTGNDFVLIADPNGTLSLSPEHVAALCDRHRGIGGDGLIRAVPSRLLPEGQELLTAHPAAEWFMDYRNGDGSLSEMCGNGVRVFVHFLIAEGLVDLPAGESLVIGTRGGAKTIVRTAAGYAVDMGPWEFIFPGEATARAMDSLVSAEGLEVARPALSVSMGNPHTVVALAEMAELEATQLFTAPRVDPTPPHGTNVEFVVPSEPLVHDGTGTITMRVHERGVGETQSCGTGACAAAVAIRHWAGQDAPDAWNVHVPGGVVGVKFFLGPEGHEHVELSGPAVIVASGTLS
- a CDS encoding methyltransferase: MESAHYFSAQPAGPFTRKPLIVDLAGETRRLQTSSGIFSPDGIDKGTAVLLADVPAPAPQGNLLDIGCGWGPIALTMALRAPHARVYAVDVNERCVTLTNENAALLGLSNITASTPEAVDPELRFDTIWSNPPIRIGKDELHALLRLWIPRLAPGGSAWLVVQKNLGSDSLQRWLAAELDPSFTVTRESTAKSFRILRVRKASH
- the miaA gene encoding tRNA (adenosine(37)-N6)-dimethylallyltransferase MiaA, whose product is MPSPHQSAPAGATPPVIAVVGPTGSGKSDLAVSLALELDGEVINADSMQFYRGMDIGTAKITDAERRGVPHHLLDILEVTEEASVSAFQQQARALIGDIHGRGKRAILAGGSGLYVRAALDILEFPGTDPEIRRRLEMELETAGPGALRERLEAVDPVSAGRLGDARRIIRALEVFELTGRPFSSFMPAREYFQPAVQIGLDVDRELLRERLARRVEAMVAKGLLEEVRRLDAAGLRHGKTAPRALGYAQFLRVLDGGSSLAQATDETIIATRQFARRQLTWFRADPRVHWLDWQDPDLAARAAVLCRTPPVLPVA
- the hflX gene encoding GTPase HflX, whose protein sequence is MTSQPNTGPDSAAQDMSPEEIQAVIDRILSKDTPAPSTGRSSGTGANAAAAGSAGGANAVLGKAQAISRLDEVYTNFDGDQQDLEERHALRRKAGLSTELEDVTEVEYRQLRLERVVLAGLWSEGTLADAENSLRELAALAETAGSEVLDGLVQRRAKPDPGTFLGSGKAQELKAIVMSTGADTVVVDAELAPSQRRGLEDIVKVKVIDRTALILDIFAQHAKSREGKAQVELAQLEYLLPRLRGWGESMSRQAGGQVGGAGAGMGSRGPGETKIELDRRRIRTRMAKLRREIAAMKPARETKRANRRRNAVPSVAIAGYTNAGKSSLLNRLTDAGVLVENALFATLDPTVRKAETADGLGYTLADTVGFVRSLPTQLVEAFRSTLEEVADSDLILHVVDASHPDPEGQIAAVRTVFSEVDARKVPEIIVLNKADAADPFVLERLKQREPRHVVVSARTGEGIPELLKAISDGIPRPGVKLELLIPYNRGDLLNKLHETDAEILSLDHEETGTRAVVMVREGLAAELDPFISND